The Aneurinibacillus migulanus genome contains the following window.
AGCATACTTAATACAGGAACATGTGGGGGTTTATTAGAATGGAAGAGCAACAATACGTTAATATAAAGATGGGAGAGCGCGGTGCTTGGCTCAGCATTATCGCGTATCTTATACTTTCCGTTTTGAAGCTTGTTATCGGATATTTTACCGGATCAAAAGCATTGATGGCAGACGGTTTGAATAACACCACCGATATTATGGCTTCGATTGCAGTGCTTATCGGTCTGCGATTTTCCCGTAAGCCGCCGGATGAAGATCATCCGTATGGTCACTGGCGTGCGGAAACGATCGCTTCATTAATTGCTTCGTTTATTATGATGGCGGTAGGTTTGCAGGTGCTCTATAATGCCGGGCAATCGATTGTTGATTTCCGTGCGGAAACGCCGGATATGCTGGCGGCGTGGACGGCGCTGGGATGTGCGTTCGTCATGTATGGAGTGTATCGATTTAACCGGGATTTGGCACATAAGGTTAACAGCCAGGCCGTTATGGCAGCGGCTAAAGATAACTTATCGGATGCCTGGGTTAGCATCGGTGCGGCGGTCGGGGTTTTCGGCGCACAGCTTGGTTTGCCCTGGCTGGATCCGTTGGCGGCAGTTGTGGTAGGATTTATGATTTGTCGTACAGCATGGGAAATCTTTCGTGAGGCTTCACACAACTTAACGGATGGTTTCGATGAGCAGGAGCTGGAAAAGCTGCGTGGAACGATCGAAGAAATCCCTGGAGTTAAGTCATTAAATGATATTAAAGCGCGTGCACATGGCAATATGGTGCTCGTCGATGTCGTTATTCATGTCGATCCCCGCCTAAATGTAATAGAAAGTCACCGGATTACGGAAGAGATTGAAGAGAAGA
Protein-coding sequences here:
- a CDS encoding cation diffusion facilitator family transporter; amino-acid sequence: MEEQQYVNIKMGERGAWLSIIAYLILSVLKLVIGYFTGSKALMADGLNNTTDIMASIAVLIGLRFSRKPPDEDHPYGHWRAETIASLIASFIMMAVGLQVLYNAGQSIVDFRAETPDMLAAWTALGCAFVMYGVYRFNRDLAHKVNSQAVMAAAKDNLSDAWVSIGAAVGVFGAQLGLPWLDPLAAVVVGFMICRTAWEIFREASHNLTDGFDEQELEKLRGTIEEIPGVKSLNDIKARAHGNMVLVDVVIHVDPRLNVIESHRITEEIEEKMREEHGIMNVHVHVEPWKK